Proteins from one Plodia interpunctella isolate USDA-ARS_2022_Savannah chromosome 7, ilPloInte3.2, whole genome shotgun sequence genomic window:
- the LOC128671133 gene encoding ubiquinol-cytochrome-c reductase complex assembly factor 1, producing the protein MNRIGRTLQILSRQQPTIKFIYARPIIIANQLCVSNVRHRASIAIEDSYVKKFMNAVGWMDQSRTRLKLTGYFLYESIPDKVAYKEWFKELNLPDTFVSWFSITELHVWMLMVRYMAEDVPAALTEKKKYVKGDGYFVRNCIIEALWADVGNKIKLLEGANPAIARKQVSELSEQFQAALVAYDEGIEDDRVLAAAIWRRFYSLSPDTNAEHVEKIVKFVRHQISRLDKIPSQDLKWKPEIKWLSILDN; encoded by the exons atgaatcgcattggAAGAACTTTACAG ATTCTATCACGGCAGCAACCcaccattaaatttatttatgcaagGCCTATCATTATCGCAAACCAACTTTGCGTTAGTAATGTAAGGCATCGAGCATCTATAGCAATAGAGGACAGTTACGTCAAAAAGTTTATGAATGCTGTGGGATGGATGGATCAATCGAGGACT CGTTTAAAACTCACAGgatattttctttatgaaaGTATTCCTGACAAAGTGGCATACAAAGAGTGGTTTAAGGAGTTAAATCTACCTGATACCTTTGTGTCCTGGTTCAGTATAACAGAGTTGCATGTTTGGATGCTTATGGTACGCTACATGGCCGAGGATGTGCCGGCTGCCTTGAcagaaaagaagaaatatgTCAAAGGAGATGGCTATTTTGTGAGGAACTGTATTATAGAGGCATTGTGGGCAGatgttggaaataaaattaaattgttagag GGGGCTAATCCAGCAATTGCTAGGAAACAAGTGTCTGAACTATCAGAACAATTCCAAGCGGCACTGGTAGCCTACGATGAAGGCATTGAGGATGATAGAGTTCTCGCTGCTGCCATCTGGAGGAGGTTCTACTCATTATCACCGGACACAAATGCTGAGCATGTAGAGAAAATTGTCAAGTTTGTAAGACATCAG aTATCTAGATTAGACAAAATACCTAGTCAAGATTTAAAATGGAAGCCTGAAATCAAATGGTTAAGTATACTGGATAATTAG
- the LOC128671409 gene encoding uncharacterized protein LOC128671409 encodes MASSSRARKILGLVENNLSSDDNNKVAVNEKPQYINNQSFNSLVPCYDSDMTMSDNENTTRDMNSPSKIVATNILGVTLPSSSSSSSSSSSDSSSSSSGSNSETKSLHETNPLPHVSCTDEENDVIENTPPELLNKNRQKKSNLRRQETRNYQISPLHADESDVDLSDTDPTFINTGPKRRKNYLFIGSSSSSSSMSEMAVTSPRKRGRKRTKNPSKWKQNQIKCMRNMGKSYVSSSKSKKQIPARSLKEPCTEKCRLKCTEKISIDSRYNIFRNFWDLGDLLRQRAYIRSCMKEIEPKYKYSNAAQPRRNNKSFYFIVDNINIRVCKTFFKSTLDISDRMIFTIQTKVNDHGFELEDLRGKHNNHRKIDPQIRIDIKKHINSIPKIESHYLRSNTTREYIESSKTIKDLYNDFKLQQEEINKEAGTYITYYKIFTTEFNLGFFQPKKDQCDLCTSYHNSNADQKIPLEKDYMTHLEEKNISRIEKLNDRKKVNDNFKVVVYDLEAVLQCPRGDSSAFYYKSKLNCYNLTVTELTNKDSKVAYENVHCYFWTECDAKRGAVEIGTCIWNYLKAISDQDENEKEIVFYSDNTFSQNKNKYITSLYLFAVHTLKIKSITHKFLIRGHTQNEADSVHSLIEKEVKRNLKSGPIYTPDQYIALIKNAKKSKQALNVHELNFKEFYDLKALQEDWGYNFTTNTDGQTVNWNEIKVLSMTKENPTIIFYKTSYKEDCYKEVDVRNKRKKMIPTTEVTLDSVVLC; translated from the exons ATGGCGTCTTCTTCTAGGGCACGTAAAATATTAGGCttagttgaaaataatttatcatccgATGACAACAATAAAGTAGCTGTCAATGAA aaaccCCAATACATCAATAACCAAAGTTTTAATAGTCTGGTGCCCTGTTATGATAGTGATATGACTATGAGCGATAACGAAAATACGACACGTGATATGAACTCTCCTAGTAAAATAGTGGCCACAAACATTCTGGGAGTTACTTTGCCTTCATCTTCATCCAGCTCCAGCAGCTCATCATCTGACTCGTCTTCGTCCAGTTCTGGTTCGAATTCAGAGACCAAAAGCTTGCATGAAACAAACCCCTTGCCTCATGTTTCATGTACAGATGAAGAAAATGACGTTATCGAAAATACTCCCCCAGAGCTACTGAACAAGAATAGGCAG AAGAAAAGCAATCTAAGAAGACAAGAGACACGAAATTATCAGATATCTCCTTTGCATGCCGATGAAAGTGACGTTGATCTGAGTGATACAGATCCAACTTTCATAAACACTGGGCCCAAACGAAGGaaaaactacttatttattggaTCAAGCTCTTCCAGTTCATCAATGTCCGAAATGGCTGTAACTTCTCCTCGAAAAAGGGGGCGCAAACGTACAAAAAATCCCTCGAAATGGAAGCAGAACCAAATTAAATGCATGCGCAATATGGGAAAATCTTATGTTTCCTCGTCAAAGTCGAAGAAACAGATTCCAGCCCGAAGTCTCAAAGAACCTTGCACAGAAAAATGCAGGCTAAAATGTACTGAAAAAATCAGCATAGACAGTAGGTATAACATATTTCGAAATTTCTGGGATTTAGGAGACTTGTTGAGGCAAAGGGCTTACATTCGTTCATGTATGAAAGAAATTGAgcctaaatacaaatattcaaaCGCTGCGCAGCCTAGGCGCAAcaacaaaagtttttattttatcgttgACAATATTAACATTAGAGTATGTAAAACCTTTTTCAAGTCAACTTTGGATATATCAGATCGTATGATATTTACCATACAGACTAAAGTCAACGATCATGGTTTTGAACTAGAAGATCTAAGaggaaaacataataatcatAGAAAAATAGATCCCCAAATTagaattgacataaaaaaacacattaattCTATTCCTAAGATAGAATCGCATTATTTAAGGTCAAACACCACAAGAGAATACATAGAGAGCAGTAAAACTATTAAAGATTtgtataatgattttaaattacaacaagaagagataaataaagaagccggaacatacataacatattataaaatctttaccACAGAATTTAATCTCGGATTTTTCCAACCAAAAAAGGACCAATGTGATCTATGTACCTCTTACCACAATTCAAATGCTGATCAGAAAATCCCCCTAGAAAAAGACTATATGACACATTTAGAAGAAAagaatattagtaggattgaaAAGCTTAACGATcgaaaaaaagtaaatgataattttaaagtagttGTCTATGATTTAGAAGCTGTTCTGCAGTGTCCAAGGGGTGATAGTTCAGCATTCTATTATAAGTCAAAGTTAAATTGCTATAATCTTACTGTAACAGAATTGACAAATAAGGATTCTAAAGTAGCTTATGAAAAtgtacattgttatttttggaCAGAGTGTGATGCAAAACGTGGCGCTGTAGAAATTGGCACATGTATTTGGAATTACTTAAAAGCTATAAGTGACCAAGATGAGAACGAAAAGGAAATTGTATTCTACTCCGACAACACGTTTAGccaaaataagaataaatacataacttCCCTGTATCTATTTGCTGTTCACACATTGAAGATTAAAAGTATTACACATAAGTTTTTGATTAGGGGACACACGCAAAATGAAGCCGATAGTGTACACAGTCTGATTGAAAAGGAAGTAAAAAGAAACTTAAAGTCGGGCCCAATATACACGCCCGATCAATATATAGCTTTAATAAAGAATGCCAAAAAGAGTAAACAGGCTTTAAATGTAcacgaattaaattttaaagaattttatgatttaaaagcGTTACAAGAAGATTGgggttataattttactacaaaTACAGATGGGCAAACAGTTAATTGGAATGAgataaaagttttaagtatGACCAAAGAGAAccctactattattttttataaaacatcatACAAAGAAGATTGTTACAAAGAAGTagatgtaagaaataaaagaaagaaaatgataCCTACAACAGAAGTGACACTTGATTCCGTCGTATTATGCTGA
- the LOC128671329 gene encoding ATP synthase subunit beta, mitochondrial — translation MLGAVSRVGSGFIAAKSAAEKALTECSKVAAVTVSTKRDYAAKAAGKSQGKVVAVIGAVVDVQFEDNLPSILNALEVQNRQPRLVLEVAQHLGENTVRTIAMDGTEGLVRGQLVLDSGSPIRIPVGVETLGRIMNVIGEPIDERGPIPTDKTAAIHAEAPEFVDMSVQQEILVTGIKVVDLLAPYAKGGKIGLFGGAGVGKTVLIMELINNVAKAHGGYSVFAGVGERTREGNDLYHEMIESGVISLKDKTSKVALVYGQMNEPPGARARVALTGLTVAEYFRDQEGQDVLLFIDNIFRFTQAGSEVSALLGRIPSAVGYQPTLATDMGTMQERITTTKKGSITSVQAIYVPADDLTDPAPATTFAHLDATTVLSRAIAELGIYPAVDPLDSTSRIMDPNIIGAEHYNIARGVQKILQDYKSLQDIIAILGMDELSEEDKLTVARARKIQRFLSQPFQVAEVFTGHAGKLVPLDQTIKGFSQILGGEYDHLPEVAFYMVGPIEEVVAKAESLAKSSS, via the coding sequence ATGTTGGGGGCAGTAAGTAGGGTTGGAAGCGGCTTCATAGCCGCAAAATCTGCAGCTGAAAAGGCACTCACAGAATGCAGCAAAGTAGCTGCTGTGACTGTCAGCACCAAACGAGATTATGCTGCCAAAGCCGCAGGAAAAAGCCAAGGTAAGGTTGTAGCGGTTATCGGAGCCGTCGTCGACGTCCAATTCGAAGACAACTTGCCGTCCATCCTAAATGCCTTGGAAGTACAGAATCGCCAGCCCAGGCTGGTTTTGGAGGTAGCGCAGCACTTGGGTGAGAATACCGTGCGCACCATTGCTATGGACGGTACCGAGGGTCTGGTCCGTGGACAGCTAGTACTCGACTCAGGCTCGCCCATTCGGATCCCTGTTGGAGTGGAGACCCTTGGCCGCATCATGAATGTCATCGGCGAGCCCATCGACGAGCGCGGCCCCATCCCAACTGACAAGACGGCCGCCATCCACGCCGAAGCGCCAGAGTTCGTGGACATGTCTGTCCAGCAAGAGATCTTGGTCACTGGAATCAAGGTTGTTGACTTGCTGGCTCCCTACGCCAAGGGAGGTAAGATTGGGTTGTTCGGCGGTGCTGGAGTCGGCAAGACTGTATTGATTATGGAGCTGATCAACAATGTCGCCAAGGCCCATGGTGGTTACTCAGTGTTTGCAGGAGTAGGAGAGCGCACACGCGAGGGCAATGACTTGTACCATGAAATGATTGAGTCTGGTGTCATCTCTCTGAAAGACAAAACCTCAAAGGTAGCTCTTGTGTATGGTCAGATGAACGAGCCCCCCGGCGCCCGTGCCCGTGTTGCATTGACTGGATTGACCGTTGCTGAATATTTCCGTGACCAGGAAGGACAAGATGTGCTGCTTTTCATTGACAACATCTTCCGTTTCACCCAGGCTGGTTCAGAGGTGTCTGCTCTGTTGGGTCGTATCCCCTCTGCTGTAGGTTACCAACCCACCCTAGCTACTGACATGGGTACCATGCAGGAGAGAATCACCACCACCAAGAAGGGCTCTATCACCTCCGTGCAGGCTATCTATGTGCCAGCTGATGACTTGACTGACCCTGCTCCTGCCACCACCTTCGCTCACTTGGATGCCACCACTGTATTGTCCCGTGCCATTGCCGAATTGGGCATCTACCCCGCAGTGGACCCTCTTGATTCCACATCTCGTATCATGGACCCCAACATCATTGGCGCCGAGCACTACAACATTGCCCGTGGCGTGCAGAAGATCCTACAGGACTACAAGTCTCTCCAGGATATCATTGCTATCCTGGGTATGGATGAGTTGTCTGAGGAAGACAAGCTGACTGTAGCTCGTGCCCGCAAGATCCAGAGGTTCCTGTCCCAGCCTTTCCAGGTGGCTGAGGTGTTCACCGGACATGCCGGCAAGCTGGTGCCCCTAGACCAGACCATCAAGGGCTTCTCTCAGATTTTGGGAGGCGAGTATGATCATCTGCCTGAGGTTGCATTCTATATGGTTGGACCTATTGAAGAAGTTGTTGCTAAGGCTGAATCCTTGGCCAAGAGCTCTTCTTAA
- the LOC128671311 gene encoding uncharacterized protein LOC128671311, which yields MAGNKINTKQKGKDDKNKSNKSMHHSNEDNEELDFSVLRKPIRTSVTGFAQARKIFDWATEELKGLLSNECDVLYECKVCRNIFRSLANFISHKRVYCKETFNSSSHGHFVKPNSTAKEILRIKRLEEGYQESLKEKNVAEIMDVDEINDRIPLTKDLTTIIEKIAQYKGEKNSEEHHVVLQKIPSSSVAVFQNLEFSEQKQDNMRAQVTELDNILSRDKAILMSDGKFKTQSSTPDLENVIQISDDEENEDGGNLKCKICDQQFSTIKTLKFHMKYKHLESRLVYPCPDCLEIFSTSWSVYRHLFKVHRKTAAQIRKLRESIQAKAFKMNNPPAYYEKRKNMKPPVAQKITEEERLDQENQAWMDNVEGEGETPRCFGCGRSFERRAALAAHAHTCQPRRAVRARRSDTKRIEIQIRKDYHKGPSAVIAGLRTAEAVSESKPTASSPIKTIKEENISENKTEELEEATMDIMNNEPSSKESSKSPEKAEDNKPETVPKFVSKLPYSHQAEKSNITAFRQKILPNIDMTTFACKKCEIQHSNIQELYDHMADHYKWMRYACKLCNFKHYDFEKLPDHVKVVHKLKGDSDFYFSTVKAVDGTEALELSESLEGNDANEVSPDSRRPSRCSSDSSRLSDDSSSSSTRIESGSRKRKMNHSRTHSKKRKEFLNDDDEDFKVTSDLDKDVNTMLIDNDSSSNTKPFEENSSDLDELEDKMNKKTNAERLSSVASRRPIRKKTKPKNEDFEYDLSNLLKMEAQGYRDSQTITSTKIAQSKKKPSLAENYDNINRDCCGALATLSKRASDKAMAVMKSSFILPKVQKDVRLSNIFAKPLPKMLRGDKVSPRKDLTDDSKDSASPHKEQKNKALLGDNVSSLDKVEVTSDNNSYPSDTKPVNTSVGSSENVKSNKRIPAVLPITFRRQSLEAIKPLINKNITDFTKAGMKTKILVIKPINRGKDSAVNPKTPLKFQTIKLKDPSKGSLSNEVNSSDQVMVVKVPTVDCASVRPVPETCTNENEKVILTEENDINNDVSNESSGEVEDGNCSNMQPNDCETAESTLKSIDVSDEPEVIKDNSDNEIKTEINSSENAEGLT from the exons ATGGCTGGAAATAAGATTAACACGAAGCAAAAAGGCAAAGATGACAagaataaatctaataaatccATGCATCATTCAAATGAAGACAATGAAGAACTTGACTTTTCTGTGCTAAGAAAACCTATACGTACTAGTGTTACAGGATTTGCACAagcaagaaaaatatttgattgggCAACTGAGGaa ctAAAAGGTCTTCTATCAAATGAATGTGATGTATTATATGAGTGTAAAGTGTGCCGCAATATATTTAGAAGTTTGGCCAATTTCATTTCACATAAAAGAGTATATTGTAAGGAAACATTTAATTCATCTTCTCATGGTCACTTTGTGAAACCTAATTCTACT gCCAAGGAAATATTAAGAATAAAGCGTTTAGAAGAAGGTTACCAAGAATCTTTGAAAGAGAAAAATGTTGCAGAAATTATGGATGTTGATGAAATCAATGACAGGATACCATTGACAAAGGACTTGACTACAATCATAGAAAAAATAGCTCAATATAAGGGTGAAAAGAACTCCGAAGAACATCATGTGGTGTTGCAAAAGATTCCAAGTAGCTCAGTTGCTGTGTTTCAAAATCTTGAATTTTCTGAACAGAAACAGGATAATATGAGAGCtcag GTCACTGAATTAGATAATATCCTGTCTAGGGATAAAGCTATCCTTATGAGCGATGGAAAGTTCAAAACACAAAGTTCAACTCCTGATTTGGAAAATGTCATACAAATAAGCGACGACGAGGAAAATGAGGATGGTGGCAATTTGAAGTGCAAAATTT gtGACCAACAGTTTTCTACTATAAAAACGTTGAAATTCCACATGAAATACAAACACTTGGAGAGTCGGCTGGTATACCCGTGCCCTGACTGCCTGGAGATATTCTCTACGTCTTGGAGCGTTTACCGTCACCTCTTCAAGGTTCACAG aAAAACTGCTGCGCAGATCAGGAAATTAAGGGAATCTATACAAgcaaaagcttttaaaatgaaCAATCCGCCAGCGTATTATGAAAAGCGTAAAAATATGAAGCCCCCCGTTGCGCAGAAAATCACTGAAGAAGAACGCCTAGACCAAGAGAATCAG GCGTGGATGGACAACGTGGAAGGCGAGGGCGAGACGCCGCGCTGCTTCGGTTGCGGACGCAGCTTCGAGCGGCGCGCCGCGCTCGCCGCGCACGCGCACACGTGCCAGCCGCGCCGCGccgtgcgcgcgcgccgctcCGACACCAAGAGGATCGAGATACAGATCCGCAAGGACTACCACAAGGGGCCGTCGGCTGTCATCGCTGGACTGAGGACCGCCGAAGCTG TTTCAGAAAGCAAACCTACCGCCTCTTCACCTATTAAGAccataaaagaagaaaatatttctgaaaacAAAACTGAAGAATTGGAAGAAGCAACAATGGACATTATGAATAATGAACCGTCCTCTAAAGAATCTTCTAAATCTCCCGAAAAGGCGGAAGACAATAAACCTGAGACAGTGCCGAAGTTTGTTTCAAAGTTACCATATTCCCATCAGGCGGAAAAAAGCAATATAACTGCATTTAGGCAAAAAATTCTACCCAATATAGATATGACTACATTTGCGtgcaaaaaatgtgaaattcaACACAGTAACATCCAGGAACTGTACGACCACATGGCCGATCATTATAAATGGATGAGATATGCGTGTAAACTGTGCAATTTTAAACACtacgattttgaaaaattgccTGATCACGTAAAAGTTGTTCATAAATTGAAAGGAGACTCTGATTTTTACTTCAGCACTGTGAAAGCGGTTGACGGGACGGAAGCCTTAGAATTGTCGGAATCTTTAGAAGGAAATGATGCAAATGAAGTGAGCCCAGATTCGCGACGACCTAGTAGATGCTCCAGTGACTCTAGTCGCCTATCAGATGATAGCTCATCCAGCAGTACACGAATAGAATCAGGTTCTAGAAAACGCAAAATGAATCATAGCAGAACTCAttctaaaaaaagaaaagagtTCTTAAATG ATGACGACGAAGATTTCAAGGTTACCAGCGACTTGGATAAGGATGTAAATACTATGCTTATAGACAATGATTCTTCATCAAATACCAAACCATTTGAAGAAAATTCATCAGACTTGGATGAACTTGAAGATAAAATGAATAAGAAAACCAACGCAGAGAGGCTTTCAAGTGTAGCATCACGTAGACCGATtcgtaaaaaaactaaaccCAAGAATGAGGACTTTGAATATGATTTGTCTAACTTGTTGAAAATGGAAGCACAAGGATATAGAGATTCGCAAACTATTACCAGTACAAAAATAGCCCAAAGTAAGAAAAAGCCAAGTTTAGCTGAGAATTATGATAATATCAACAGAGATTGCTGCGGCGCTTTAGCTACTTTATCTAAAAGGGCTTCAGATAAAGCCATGGCTGTTATGAAATCAAGCTTTATTTTACCCAAAGTTCAAAAGGATGTTCgtctttcaaatatatttgcaaaacCTTTACCTAAAATGTTACGAGGTGACAAAGTTTCACCCAGAAAAGATTTAACTGATGATTCGAAAGATAGTGCTAGTCCAcataaagaacaaaaaaataaagctcTTTTAGGAGACAATGTTAGTTCCTTAGATAAAGTAGAAGTAACTTCTGATAATAACAGTTACCCATCTGATACAAAACCTGTTAATACTTCAGTAGGATCAAGTGAGAATGTTAAATCAAACAAAAGAATACCAGCTGTCCTTCCTATTACATTCCGCCGGCAGAGTTTAGAAGCCATTAAGCCTCTTATCAATAAGAACATAACAGATTTTACAAAAGCCGgaatgaaaactaaaatactgGTGATAAAACCTATAAATAGAGGTAAAGATAGTGCAGTAAATCCTAAAACACCTTTGAAGTTTCAAACTATCAAACTGAAAGATCCTTCTAAAGGTAGTTTATCTAACGAGGTTAATTCATCTGACCAAGTCATGGTCGTAAAGGTTCCTACAGTTGATTGTGCATCTGTAAGACCTGTGCCAGAAACATGTACTAATGAGAatgaaaaagttatattaactgaagaaaatgatattaataacGACGTTAGTAATGAGAGTTCAGGTGAAGTAGAAGATGGTAATTGTAGCAATATGCAACCAAACGACTGTGAAACTGCCGAAAGTACTTTAAAATCTATTGACGTTAGTGATGAACCTGAAGTAATTAAAGATAATAGTGACAACGaaattaaaacagaaataaatagttcTGAAAATGCCGAGGGTTTAACATAG
- the Uba3 gene encoding NEDD8-activating enzyme E1 catalytic subunit: protein MASGEIQTSDYQQRRWQNIRKLLERSGPFCHPDFEPSAEILDFLMNSCKVLVVGAGGLGCELLKDLALMGFKKIHVVDMDTIELSNLNRQFLFRKSDIGLSKAKCAVEFVNKRIPGCEAVAHHCPIQDLDEGFYRQFHIVVCGLDSIVARRWLNGMLMSLLQYNDDRSLDQSSVIPLVDGGTEGFKGNARVILPGMSACIECTLDLYPPQKTFPLCTIANTPRLPEHCIEYVKVIQWAKENPWGDTTALDGDDPQHVAWVLEKAQERALKHGIPNVTYRLTQGVLKNIIPAVASTNAAIAAACATEVFKLASSCCTNMNNYMVMNMADGVYTYTFAAEKRPDCVACSNTTRIMEIQSDATLQMIYDKLCEDSGYLMRSPGITTVINGRNKTLYMSSITSIEERTRDNLKKKITELGLYNGADILVADVTTPNTVTIKLKFFENIDMDMSR from the exons ATGGCTTCCGGTGAGATTCAGACTTCAGATTACCAGCAAAGAAGGTGgcaaaatataagaaaactgTTAGAAAGATCTGGTCCATTTTGTCACCCTGATTTTGAACCTTCTGCAGAAATACTGGACTTTCTCATGAATTCCTGTAAGGTATTGGTTGTTGGTGCTGGTGGTCTGGGCTGTGAGCTGCTCAAAGATCTGGCTTTGATGGGCTTCAAAAAGATACATGTTGTTGACATGGATACAATAGAGCTATCTAATTTGAATAGACAGTTTCTATTTAGAAAGAGTGACATTGGCCTCTCTAAAGCCAAGTGTGCTGTGGAATTTGTCAATAAAAG GATACCAGGGTGTGAAGCAGTGGCTCACCATTGTCCTATTCAGGACTTAGATGAAGGTTTTTATCGGCAGTTTCACATAGTTGTGTGTGGACTGGACTCCATTGTTGCCAGGAGGTGGCTGAACGGAATGCTGATGTCATTGCTGCAGTACAATGATGATa GATCATTGGATCAGAGCAGTGTGATACCACTAGTAGACGGAGGCACAGAAGGCTTCAAAGGCAATGCCAGAGTGATCCTACCAGGAATGAGTGCCTGCATCGAGTGTACTCTGGACCTTTATCCTCCTCAGAAAACATTTCCTTTGTGTACTATTGCTAATACTCCAAG GTTACCAGAGCATTGCATAGAATATGTGAAGGTGATTCAGTGGGCCAAAGAGAATCCATGGGGTGACACAACGGCTCTAGACGGCGACGATCCTCAACACGTTGCTTGGGTTTTAGAGAAAGCTCAGGAGAGAGCCCTAAAGCATGGCATTCCGAATGTGACATATAGACTGACACAAGGCGTCTTGAAGAATATCATCCCGGCTGTTGCTAGTACTAATGCTGCTATTGCTGCTGCCTGTGCCACAGAG GTTTTTAAGTTGGCTTCCTCATGCTGCACAAATATGAACAACTACATGGTAATGAACATGGCTGATGGAGTGTACACATACACATTTGCCGCAGAAAAACGTCCCGACTGCGTGGCCTGCAGTAATACTACCAGGATCATGGAGATACAATCTGATGCTACTCTGCAAATGATTTATGATAAACTGTGCGAAGATTCGGGATACTTGATGAGAAGTCCAg GTATAACTACAGTAATAAATGGACGTAATAAGACCCTGTATATGTCCTCAATAACAAGTATCGAAGAGAGAACTCGAGATAATCTGAAGAAGAAAATCACAGAATTAGGTTTATATAATGGTGCAGATATCTTGGTAGCAGACGTAACTACTCCCAATAccgtaacaataaaattgaagttttttgaaaatattgatatggATATGTCCCGATAG
- the twr gene encoding signal peptidase complex catalytic subunit SEC11A: MLDSLFDDVKRMNKRQFIYQVLSFGMIVSSALMIWKGLMVVTGSESPIVVVLSGSMEPAFHRGDLLFLTNYPEEPVRVGEIVVFKVEGRDIPIVHRVLKLHEKNNGTVKFLTKGDNNSVDDRGLYAQGQLWLTKKDVVGRARGFLPYVGMVTIYMNEYPKFKFAVLACLAIYVLVHRE; encoded by the exons ATGTTGGACAGTCTATTTGACGATGTGAAGCGAATGAATAAACGACag tttatctACCAAGTTTTAAGTTTTGGTATGATAGTGTCGTCCGCTTTGATGATATGGAAAGGCCTGATGGTAGTAACTGGCAGCGAAAGTCCAATTGTGGTTGTGTTGTCGGGCAGTATGGAGCCCGCCTTTCACAGGGGTGATCTGCTGTTTTTGACGAACTACCCGGAGGAGCCAGTGCGTGTGGGTGAAATTGTCGTCTTTAAAGTGGAGGGTCGTGATATTCCCATTGTTCACAGGGTTCTAAAGCTTCATGAAAA GAACAATGGAACAGTCAAATTTCTTACCAAAGGTGATAACAATAGTGTAGACGACCGAGGCCTTTATGCTCAGGGCCAATTATGGTTAACAAAAAAAGATGTGGTGGGACGTGCTAGAGGATTCTTACCCTACGTTGGAATGGTCACAATTTACATGAATGAATATCCTAAGTTTAAA TTTGCAGTGTTAGCATGTCTAGCAATTTACGTATTAGTGCACAGGGAGTGA